The Natranaerovirga hydrolytica genome includes the window GTATATTTGTTAAAATATACAATATTGACAATTGCAATCGATTGCTATAATATGTATTTATCACGTGAAATGAGTTTAATAACGGAATGGAGGAAATATATGAGAGTTAGATATGAAGAAATGATAGATGAATTTAAAAAAATCCTTATAAAAAAAGGTTTTTCAGAGTCAGATGCATTGGACGCAGGAACAATATTTGCCCAAAACAGCTTAGATGGTGTGTATTCCCATGGGGTTAATAGATTTCCAAGAGTGATCTCTTATATTGAAAAAGGGGGTATTGACCCAAAAGCAAAGCCAGTGTGTGAAGGAAAAATAGGCGCTTTTGAAAAATGGAATGGTAACTTGGGATTAGGTAATCTTAATGCAAAAAAAGCTATGGATAGAGCGTGTGAATTGTCTAATGAATTTGGAATTGGTATTGTAGCAATGGCAAACACCAATCATTGGATGAGAGGTGGTCATTATGGTTGGCAAGCAGCAGATAAAGGTTGCATAGGTATATGTTGGACCAATACCATGCCTAATATGCCAGCTTGGGGAAGTAAAGAGAGAAACATAGGAAACAATCCTTTTATTATGTCAATACCTAAAAGCGATGGCAAACATGTTGTTATCGATTGTGCTGTAGCTCAATTTTCTTACGGTAAAATAGAAGAGTCAAGATTGAAGGGGGTTCAACTCCCTGTTGTAGGTGGATACGATACAAAAGGGAATGTAACGACAGATCCTAAAGAAATTGAAAAAACATGGCGAGTATTACCAATTGGTTTTTGGAAGGGGAGTGGCATATCCATAGCTTTGGACTTAATTGCTTCTGTGCTTTCAGGTGGTAATTCTGTAACCGATATTGGAAGAAAATACAAAGATGAGATTGGTTTATCACAGGTTATGATAGCCATTAATCCCAATCATATGTCTACAAAAGAGTCAACGGATTACATTATAAACAATGTAATTGAAGATATAAAATCTTCTGAGCCAGCAACTGAGGGAGGTGAAATATATTATCCTGGAGAGTTAGAAGTCAAAACTAGAAATGAGAATCTTGCAAATGGTATTCCTGTGCTAAATGAAATATGGGAAACAATTTTAAAATTATAATAAAGGAGAGATAGTATGAAAAAAACAATATCAATACTAGTTATTTCAATGTTAGTGATGTCATTAATAGGGTGTACAAGTGAACCCAGTCAACAATCAAGTGGTGAAAACGCAGTAACAACAACTAATGAAGTGGAATTAGAATTAATTGTAGCACATAATCAAACGTCTCAAGAAAATCCATATGCACATGGTATGAACAAATTCAAAGAAGAAATTGAGAAGATTTCTGATGGGAAAGTTAATGTAACAGTGCATCATGGTACATTAGGTCAGAGTGAATCAGAGCTTATAGAAAACATGCAAATGGGTTCGATATCAATGGTTGTTGCTTCGCCAGGGTTTATGACGGCGATTGGTGTTCCAGAAATAGATATTTTTTCACTGCTATACTTATTTGATAGCTTTGATCATTGGGAAAAAGCTGTTGATGGGGATTTTGGAGATACTATGAAAGAAACGGTAAAAGAACAAACAAATAATTCATTTAAGATTATGGATTATTGGACAGCATCGGTTAGAGATTATTATGGTAAAGAAGCGATTCAATCGCCAGATGATATAGCAGGAATGACAATACGTACGCAAACGTCAGGTGTTGTAAGGGAGTTTTGGGAAGAAGCCGGAGCAATTCCAACAAGTGTAGCTTGGGGGGAGTTGTACCAAGCATTATCACAAGGTGTGGTTGACTCAGCAGAAAACGATTACACCAATTTTATGCTACAAGACCATCATAGAACAGCAAATGGTAAATATGTAAGCGAGACAAACCATGACTACACAACACGTTTGTTATTAATGGATGGTAATGTATATGACAGCTTAACAGAAGAGCAACAAGGTTGGATAGATGAAGCAGTAAAAGCAGCAACAGAAGTAGAACGTCAAGTGACATATGATATGTATGCAGAATCAAAGCAAAAGGTAATCGAAGATGGTGGTATCATTACAGAGTATGAAGATATGGATATAGAAGCATTTACAGAGATTGCAATACCCATTCAAGATAGATTTGCAGAGCAATACAATATGCAATCAGAGTTGGATATGATTAGATCTGTTAGATAGGCAGTATAAGAATTTCTAGCGTACCGCTACGATAAATGTAGCGGTACGTTATAAGAAGTATCAATCTATTTGATATGGAGGAAGGTAGAATGAAAAAAGTTGTTCATTATGTACAAAAACTACAATTAGCTGTAGGTGCTTTGTTTTTAACTGTTTTTTTAATAACAGTTGTCTATCAAATGTTTTCTAGGTATGCAGGTATTTCAGCTACTTGGACAGAAGAAGTGGCAATGTATTCATTTATATGGTCTGTTTTTATGGGTGCAGGTGCAATGGTATTTGAAAAAAAACATTTTGCATTTACTTCTATTGGTGATATGATTAATAATCCTAAATTTAAAGCATTATTATCCATTGTCATTGCAATTATTATGTTAATTTTTTCTATTTTCATGGTTTATTATGGATATAAAGTAACAAAACAGTTTTGGAATTACAATTGGGTAACCATGCCACAGTTTAAAAGAGGACCAGTCTGGGTATGTATTCCAATTGCAGGTTTAACCTCAGCAATATACTTAATTAATAATATTGTTTTAGACATATTAACTATCGTCAAAGGGGGAGAAGAATAATGGGAGTCTTATTAATTCTGATGTTCGTTATTTTTATTGCAATTGGTGTTCCGATTTCTTTTGCACTAGGAATGATTTCATTTGCAGGGATTGCATCATTACCTGCAACACCAAATGCAGTTATATTTACAAGGATGTTTAATGGACTGAATAGTTTTACATTGTTAGCGGTACCATTATTTATACTTGCTGCAAATCTAATGAATGAAGGTTCTATTTCAGACCGTCTTGTAGGTGTATGTAGTTCATCAGTGGGTCATGTAAGAGGTGGATTAGCTTATGCCAATATATTGGTTTCTATGATTTTTGCTGGAATATCAGGCTCATCTCAAGCAGATACTGCAGGTGTAGGAAAAATACTGATACCAGCAATGGAAAAACAAGGGTATGATAAAGGAACATCTGTTGGTGTTACAGCTGCTTCGTCAACTTTAGGCTCGATTATTCCGCCAAGTATTACAATGGTAATATATGCAGGGATCGCTAACGTGAGCACTGGAGCGCTATTTATGACAGGATTAATTCCTGGAGCTATGTTGGGGCTTTCAATGATTGGTGTTGTATTTGTTTTATCTAAAAAACAAGGTTTTCCTAAGGGTGAAAGAATGCCTTTAAAAGCCATTGTCAAACAAATATTGACCTCGTTACCAGCTTTAATTACACCTATTATTCTGATTGGAGGTATTGTAACAGGACGATTCACTCCTACGGAATCAGCAGCATTTGCGTGTATATATGCATTATTGATAGGTGTATTCTTTTATAAAACCATTCAAATAAAAAGATTGCCATTTATTATAGTGGAAACTTTGAAATTATCATCACTTTCTTTGTTTGCATTAGCCACTGCAAATGCATTAGGTGAATTACTAAGTTATTATCAATTGAATGCAATGGTAAGAGATTTCTTTTTATCAATTGTAGGTGGGCGCTTGGTGTTTTTGTTAATTGTTGTACTTTTCTTCTTGTTTATAGGTACATTTATGGATGCTGTTCCAGCAATGATTCTGTTTGTACCAATTGTACTGCCTTCAGCAGTAGCTTTAGGAATCAGTCCAGTAATATTAGGGTTAATTATTATTATGACATTATCATTAGGTTTGGTTACGCCTCCTTACGGATTATGTCTGCTAATAGCAGGATCAATCAGTGGCGTGAAAGTTGAAACAGCTTTTAAAGGTGTGTTACCCTATTTTCTTGTATCTCTTGGTGTATTAAGTGTTGTCGTTGTTTTTCAAGATGTGTTTTTAAGTATTCCAACAGCGATGTTTCCAAATTTATT containing:
- the yiaK gene encoding 3-dehydro-L-gulonate 2-dehydrogenase, which gives rise to MRVRYEEMIDEFKKILIKKGFSESDALDAGTIFAQNSLDGVYSHGVNRFPRVISYIEKGGIDPKAKPVCEGKIGAFEKWNGNLGLGNLNAKKAMDRACELSNEFGIGIVAMANTNHWMRGGHYGWQAADKGCIGICWTNTMPNMPAWGSKERNIGNNPFIMSIPKSDGKHVVIDCAVAQFSYGKIEESRLKGVQLPVVGGYDTKGNVTTDPKEIEKTWRVLPIGFWKGSGISIALDLIASVLSGGNSVTDIGRKYKDEIGLSQVMIAINPNHMSTKESTDYIINNVIEDIKSSEPATEGGEIYYPGELEVKTRNENLANGIPVLNEIWETILKL
- a CDS encoding TRAP transporter large permease, which encodes MGVLLILMFVIFIAIGVPISFALGMISFAGIASLPATPNAVIFTRMFNGLNSFTLLAVPLFILAANLMNEGSISDRLVGVCSSSVGHVRGGLAYANILVSMIFAGISGSSQADTAGVGKILIPAMEKQGYDKGTSVGVTAASSTLGSIIPPSITMVIYAGIANVSTGALFMTGLIPGAMLGLSMIGVVFVLSKKQGFPKGERMPLKAIVKQILTSLPALITPIILIGGIVTGRFTPTESAAFACIYALLIGVFFYKTIQIKRLPFIIVETLKLSSLSLFALATANALGELLSYYQLNAMVRDFFLSIVGGRLVFLLIVVLFFLFIGTFMDAVPAMILFVPIVLPSAVALGISPVILGLIIIMTLSLGLVTPPYGLCLLIAGSISGVKVETAFKGVLPYFLVSLGVLSVVVVFQDVFLSIPTAMFPNLF
- a CDS encoding TRAP transporter small permease produces the protein MKKVVHYVQKLQLAVGALFLTVFLITVVYQMFSRYAGISATWTEEVAMYSFIWSVFMGAGAMVFEKKHFAFTSIGDMINNPKFKALLSIVIAIIMLIFSIFMVYYGYKVTKQFWNYNWVTMPQFKRGPVWVCIPIAGLTSAIYLINNIVLDILTIVKGGEE
- a CDS encoding TRAP transporter substrate-binding protein, which translates into the protein MKKTISILVISMLVMSLIGCTSEPSQQSSGENAVTTTNEVELELIVAHNQTSQENPYAHGMNKFKEEIEKISDGKVNVTVHHGTLGQSESELIENMQMGSISMVVASPGFMTAIGVPEIDIFSLLYLFDSFDHWEKAVDGDFGDTMKETVKEQTNNSFKIMDYWTASVRDYYGKEAIQSPDDIAGMTIRTQTSGVVREFWEEAGAIPTSVAWGELYQALSQGVVDSAENDYTNFMLQDHHRTANGKYVSETNHDYTTRLLLMDGNVYDSLTEEQQGWIDEAVKAATEVERQVTYDMYAESKQKVIEDGGIITEYEDMDIEAFTEIAIPIQDRFAEQYNMQSELDMIRSVR